One genomic region from Bufo bufo chromosome 3, aBufBuf1.1, whole genome shotgun sequence encodes:
- the CBX5 gene encoding chromobox protein homolog 5, whose protein sequence is MDVTEAPTEERENSSNNMGKKNPKASDGSSSSEEEEYVVEKVLDRRVVKGQVEYLLKWKGFSEEHNTWEPEKNLDCPELISEFMKKYKKGKEAEPKAKPEAPKRKAGSDDIRPKRQRRESNDIARGFERGLEPEKIIGATDSCGELMFLMKWKDSDEADLVLAKEANVKCPQIVIAFYEERLTWHAYPEDTENKEKEAVKS, encoded by the exons ATGGACGTCACTGAGGCTCCTACAG agGAGAGAGAGAATAGCAGTAACAACATGGGAAAAAAGAACCCCAAAGCGTCCGACGGctcctcttcctcagaagaagaagaataTGTGGTCGAAAAAGTTCTTGATCGAAGAGTAGTTAAAGGACAAGTAGAATATCTCCTTAAATGGAAGGGGTTCTCAGA AGAACACAACACATGGGAGCCTGAAAAGAACCTGGACTGCCCAGAGTTGATCTCTGAATTTATGAAAAAGTACAAGAAGGGTAAAGAGGCTGAACCCAAAGCCAAGCCAGAAGCCCCCAAAAGAAAAGCCGGAAGTGATGACATTCGACCAAAAAGGCAAAGAAGAGAG AGCAATGACATTGCACGAGGATTTGAAAGGGGACTTGAGCCTGAAAAGATTATTGGTGCTACAGATTCCTGTGGTGAGCTCATGTTCTTAATGAAATG GAAAGATTCTGATGAAGCAGATCTGGTACTAGCAAAAGAAGCCAATGTGAAGTGTCCACAGATAGTAATTGCATTTTATGAGGAGCGATTGACTTGGCACGCTTACCCGGAAGACACagaaaacaaagaaaaagaaGCTGTGAAAAGCTAA